The Clostridia bacterium genome contains the following window.
GACGAGGAATCCCCCTCCCTGTGCAGCCGTCTTCTTTCGGTGTGGGGTCCCACGCGTCGCTCGGGATGACATTGCTTCGCCCTCAGGATGACAGCGATGCCGTCAGTCAAGGCGCAAATCGGCGCAGCCGATTTGAATTATTCAAATTGCCGCGGCAATTTGTTCCTTAAACTGCGAGCGGAGCGAAGCAATTTCACTGCGCCGGAGGCGGAATTTCACTGATGCGAAGCATCAATTTCACTGCCGCCGGCGGCAATTTCACTTTTCATCGTATTTCCGGGAGGTTTCGACACAATGAAGCGCTATACCAATCCCGAAACCTATGATATAGCCGTTATCGGCGCGGGGCACGCGGGGATCGAAGCCGCGCTTGCCGCCGCGCGTCTCGGCATGCGGACGGTGATCTTCGCGATAAACCTCGATTCCGTCGGAAATATGCCCTGCAACCCCTCAATAGGCGGCACCGGCAAGGGACACCTCGTGCGCGAGCTCGACGCCCTCGGCGGCGAAATGGGCCGCGCCGCAGACGAAACCTCCATACAAACGCGTATGCTCAACAAAGGCAAGGGCGCCGCGGTCTATTCGCTCCGCGCACAGATCGACCGCCGCGCCTATCAGCAGCGCATGAAGCGCGTTCTGGAGCGCACCCCCGGCCTCGACGTAAGGCAGGCCGAGGTAGTCGCGATAGAAAGAGCGCACACTCCTGCCTCCCCTGTGCAAGGGGAGGTGGCTTGCCGGAGCGAACGCGACGGCAAGACGGAAGGGTTGTCGGTTTCCGATAAGCCGCAACCTGCCTCCGACGCTCACAACCCCTCAGTCTCGGACGGCGGCGCCGTCCTCGACAGCTCCCCTTACACAGGGGAGCCGGGGCCCGCATCCGCGCCCGCGTGGCGCGTCGTGACGCGGCTCGGGGCGGAATACGCCTGCCGCGCCGTCGTGATCGCGACCGGCACCTACCTCGCGGGACGCGTCTTCGTCGGCGACGTCAGCTACGAAAGCGGCCCGGACGGCATGTTCGCGGCCTCTTCCCTGTCCGCGAGCCTGCTCGCGCTCGGCGTGCCGCTGCGCCGCTTCAAGACCGGCACCCCCTGCCGCGTGCACCGCGCCTCCGTCGCGACGGACGAGATCGAGAAGCAGTCCGGCGACGAACACCCGGAGCCCTTCTCCTTCGAAACGCGCACGGAGCCGCGCAACCTCGCGGACTGCTATATCACTTATACCAATGAAAAAACGCACGAAATCATACGGAATAACATACTTCGCTCGGCGATGTACGGCGGGCAGATAACCGGCGTCGGACCGCGCTACTGCCCCTCGATCGAGGACAAGATCAGCCGTTTCCCCGACCGTCAGCGGCATCAGCTTTTCATCGAGCCGACGGGGCTTGACACCGAGGAGCTATACCTTCAGGGCATGTCCACGTCGCTTCCCGAGGAGGTGCAGATCGAGATGGTGCGCTCGGTCAAAGGGCTCGAACGCGCCGTTTTCACCCGCACCGCCTACGCGATCGAATACGACTGCGTCGACCCGACCGCGCTCACGCCGACGCTGGAGTTCCGCGACCTGCCGGGACTTTACGGCGCGGGGCAGTTCAACGGCACGAGCGGCTACGAAGAGGCGGCGGCGCAGGGCTTCGTCGCCGGAGTCAACGCCGCGCTGAAGCTCAAGGGCGCCGAGCCGCTCGTTCTGACGCGCGACGGCTCCTACATCGGCACGCTGATAGACGACCTCGTCACCTGCGGCACGAACGAGCCGTACAGAATGATGACGAGCCGTTCGGAATACCGCCTGACGCTCCGCCAGGACAACGCCGACGAGCGCCTGACGCCCGTCGGACGCCGTATCGGGCTGATAAACGACGCTCGCTGGGCGGCTTTCAACGAGAAGTACTCCAACATAGAAAAAGAGGAAAAACGCCTGAAAAAGGCCGTTTTAGCGCCTTCAGAGGCGTTGAACGCGCTGCTTGAGTCGCTCGGCACGGCGCCGCTGACCACCGGCGTGAAGCTCGCGGAGCTGCTGAAGCGCCCCGAGGTGGACTACGAATCGCTCGCGCCGTTCGACGAAACGCGGCCGGCGCTGCGCCGCGAGGAGTGGGAGGAAGCGGTCATCCGCATCCGCTACGAGGGCTACATCGCGCGGCAGAACGCGCAGATCGCGGAGGCGAAACGCGCGGAAAGCACCCTTCTGCCGCCGGATATCGACTACGACGACGTCTACGGCCTGCGCATCGAGGCGCGCGCGAAGCTCAAGGCTATCCGTCCGCTCAGCGTCGGGCAGGCGTCGCGCATCCCCGGCGTCAACCCCGCTGACGTCGAGATACTGCTTATTTATTTGAAGAAAAACAAATAATCCGCCCGCGCCGGAAGATTGTATCAAAAAAACTCTTGACAACGCCGCGGACGCAATATATAATATCCGTGTATGGACGCTGAGGAAGCGTCCCCAAAACCCAACACTTGGCAAAGCCGGAGCAATCCGGTGGCGCAAAGCTACAGGGCCCCACGCGGGCAGCCAGCTGCGATGTTCGACGTGTGAGCGAGCAGCGCGGCTTTTTTATTTCAACCGTAAGGAGGCGAGAACGGTGCCCGATAACGAGATTATCAACAACGAAGAAATCGTCAGCAGCGAAGAGATTATCAATAACGAAGAAATCGCCGATAACGGTTATACCGCAGCGGCCGAAGCCGCCGCGCCTGCCGAAGAGCCCGTCTCGCCCGAAACCGCTGTCCCGAGCGAAGCGGAAGAGACTGCCTCCCCTGTGCAAGGGGAGGTGGCATCC
Protein-coding sequences here:
- the mnmG gene encoding tRNA uridine-5-carboxymethylaminomethyl(34) synthesis enzyme MnmG, whose amino-acid sequence is MKRVLERTPGLDVRQAEVVAIERAHTPASPVQGEVACRSERDGKTEGLSVSDKPQPASDAHNPSVSDGGAVLDSSPYTGEPGPASAPAWRVVTRLGAEYACRAVVIATGTYLAGRVFVGDVSYESGPDGMFAASSLSASLLALGVPLRRFKTGTPCRVHRASVATDEIEKQSGDEHPEPFSFETRTEPRNLADCYITYTNEKTHEIIRNNILRSAMYGGQITGVGPRYCPSIEDKISRFPDRQRHQLFIEPTGLDTEELYLQGMSTSLPEEVQIEMVRSVKGLERAVFTRTAYAIEYDCVDPTALTPTLEFRDLPGLYGAGQFNGTSGYEEAAAQGFVAGVNAALKLKGAEPLVLTRDGSYIGTLIDDLVTCGTNEPYRMMTSRSEYRLTLRQDNADERLTPVGRRIGLINDARWAAFNEKYSNIEKEEKRLKKAVLAPSEALNALLESLGTAPLTTGVKLAELLKRPEVDYESLAPFDETRPALRREEWEEAVIRIRYEGYIARQNAQIAEAKRAESTLLPPDIDYDDVYGLRIEARAKLKAIRPLSVGQASRIPGVNPADVEILLIYLKKNK